In the genome of Pogona vitticeps strain Pit_001003342236 chromosome 13, PviZW2.1, whole genome shotgun sequence, one region contains:
- the RBBP6 gene encoding E3 ubiquitin-protein ligase RBBP6 has protein sequence MSCVHYKFSSKLNYDTVTFDGLHISLFDLKRQIMGREKLKAADCDLQITNAQTKEEYTDDNALIPKNSSVIVRRIPIGGVKCTSKTYVISRTEPVSGPSKAIDDSSASISLAQLTKTANLAEANASEEDKIKAMMSQSGHEYDPINYMKKPLGPPPPTYTCFRCGKPGHYIKICPTNGDKNFESVPRIKKSTGIPRSFMMEVQDPNTKGAMLTNTGKYAIPTIDAEAYAIGKKEKPPFLPEEPSSSSEEDDPIPDELLCLICKDIMTDAVVIPCCGNSYCDECIRTSLLESEEHTCPTCHQTDVSPDALIANKFLRQAVNNFKNETGYTKRLRKQTQLPRQAVQRNVPSTPRSMGSRQQDPLIIPATSAPGHTAVSLTLSIAPSQSASSAATLPISQPAAASTSDVPASISMAVRGDKPEGPFRDDDNIGPAAATLSASDHTKPPSLAINPLMEEKGYQVPVLGQPALSGQLGSHGHSIPTMGQPVRTNPVRSAGSRSSWEPSSNRGRPHSDRTQRTQAPTLPASTPVFVPVPPPPLYPPPPPPPHALPLPPGVPPPQFPPQFPPGQPPPAGYTVPPPGYPPAPANISTPWVPTPVPTAHSNAIPTTQAPPLSREEFYREQRRLKEEEKKKSKLDEFTNDFAKELMEYKKIQKERRRSYSRSKSPYSASSYSRSSYSYSKSRSGSSRSRSYSRSFSRSHSRSYSRSPPYPRRGRGKSRNYRSRSRSHGYHRSRSRSPPYRRYHSRSRSPVYRGQSPNKHPVPQGEGEREYFGRYREMPLYDMKAYYGRSVEMRDPFEKERYRNWDCYRDWCEKYEKYCKGFAAGAQPRPLLNRENFSPERFGLSGPRRENSPYIRGRREEYPGGLGHRNRNIGSGYSEKVTAREGHGLKDMPKLKEKEAENPPGDVKGNKHKKHRKRRKGEEGEGFPSADLMEGSRKPRDPAAAAEESKPDPLFVLSSRDDATPVRDEPMEADSVAFKPVSDKERKEKPKAKVEKTKRKTEGPAATKKEVQVKPAKAPQEKAEADREKSPRPDPPAKKVKEEPAKADGTKPSSQKDEKPLSTPRKVNSRGVKEPPETRLAKEEKVKKEHPKEIKQEKQPSKEEKLKKPIDKNKPADAKSEKRKRKVEEKGDKDPETISSKTSKQDVTELKPLPKGKTEPEGEKAERTPEKDKTVLPVVPAKKIKLNRETGKKIAGTENIPAVKEVSAEKPEPAGSKTKQEKPKGKLRRKMAAADGSGSTLVDYTSTSSAGGSPVRKSEDKLDTKRTVIKTMEEYNNDITAPAEDVIIMIQVPQSKWDKDDFDSEEEEDNVKPAQVPSAAGKPTSVVKNVSSLKPSSSLKYSEKDPEHVEKNQRAATKETGRESSQPEPKSSKSLTSNEKGKAKERDHTTSEREALEKRKSGAQPEKERSEHSAEQGAVKSSSSHSSRENRGPDKHDAATAAAHMSSAKDFTPNRDKKYDYDSSSNRDFSGAKRRDDRSDPARKKISPSRTRDSATSGLKSSKTREERAEQTKKDPWDVKWSSYSPTRERRQNDHKTTYESRRSAEQHKSQERGLGKEREKRPSSETWSSKERTMGGSKSLHRRPSPEVREPGALQNDKSGAKPKPQPSHFSRLSSDPTRETDEAAFVPDYNESDSDSNGSAKPEDSPGKNARDGKERATDKPVKEAPAAGALATQPGGSQSQSSPSPSRSQSPSGSQGRSRSSSASSADSQDSKKKRKKKEKKKHRKHKKHKKHKKHAGTESEAEKSQKHKHKKKKSKKSKDKEKEKERDDQKAKPVTV, from the exons ATTGATGACTCTTCTGCATCTATTTCTCTGGCCCAGCTTACAaag ACCGCCAATCTGGCTGAAGCCAATGCTTCTGAAGAAGATAAAATTAAAGCTATGATGTCACAGTCTGGCCACGAATATGATCCTATCAA TTACATGAAGAAACCTCTGGGGCCGCCTCCGCCAACATATACTTGCTTTCGTTGTGGAAAACCTGGTCATTATATAAAGATCTGCCCGACCAATGGG GACAAAAACTTTGAGTCTGTTCCCAGGATTAAAAAGAGCACAGGAATTCCACGAAGTTTCATGATGGAGGTACAGGACCCTAATACAAAGGGCGCTATGCTCACCAACACAGGGAAATACGCCATCCCAACTATTGATGC GGAGGCTTACGCTATTGGGAAGAAAGAGAAGCCCCCGTTCCTTCCGGAAGAGCCATCTTCCTCCTCTGAAGAAGATGACCCTATCCCAGACGAGCTCTTATGTCTGATCTGCAAAGATATTATGACCGATGCCGTCGTCATTCCCTGCTGTGGGAACAGCTACTGCGATGAAT GTATCAGAACATCATTACTCGAATCCGAGGAACATACCTGCCCTACTTGTCATCAGACAGATGTTTCACCTGATGCTTTAATTGCCAATAAATTTTTACGCCAG gcTGTAAATAACTTCAAAAATGAAACTGGCTACACAAAAAGGCTCCGGAAGCAGACCCAGCTGCCTAGACAGGCAGTTCAGCGGAATGTTCCTTCCACCCCAAGATCCATGGGCTCCAGGCAGCAGGATCCCCTCATAATTCCAGCCACTTCTGCCCCCGGACACACAGCTGTCTCCCTCACCTTGTCAATAGCTCCCAGTCAGTCAGCTTCGTCAGCAGCCACGTTGCCCATAAGTCAGCCTGCTGCTGCATCCACTAGTGACGTTCCTGCATCCATATCGATGGCAGTTCGAGGTGATAAACCAGAAGGACCTTTCCG TGATGATGATAACATTGGACCAGCTGCTGCTACATTGTCTGCCTCAGATCACACAAAACCACCTTCATTGGCAATTAATCCTTTGATGGAGGAAAAG GGCTATCAGGTTCCTGTGCTTGGACAGCCAGCCTTGTCAGGGCAGCTGGGCTCTCATGGGCATTCCATACCTACCATGG GTCAGCCAGTGAGAACCAACCCTGTTCGCTCTGCAGGCAGTAGGTCAAGCTGGGAGCC AAGTTCAAACCGAGGACGCCCGCATAGTGACCGCACACAAAGGACTCAGGCCCCAACATTGCCAGCCTCAACCCCAGTCTTTGTGCCGGTGCCGCCTCCTCCCTTGTatcctcctcctccgccacctCCTCATGCCCTTCCTCTTCCACCGGGGGTGCCTCCGCCACAGTTTCCTCCTCAGTTTCCACCGGGCCAACCTCCACCTGCCGGGTACACTGTCCCCCCTCCGGGATACCCCCCGGCTCCAGCAAACATATCAACACCTTGGGTACCAACACCTGTACCAACGGCTCACTCAAATGCCATCCCAACGACACAGGCACCTCCTTTATCTAGGGAGGAGTTTTACAGAGAGCAGCGGAGACTGAAAGAGGA ggaaaagaaaaagtcGAAGCTTGATGAATTTACAAATGATTTTGCTAAAGAACTGATGGAatataaaaaaatccagaaagaacGCAGGCGTTCTTACTCCCG GTCCAAATCGCCCTACAGCGCATCTTCCTATTCAAGAAGTTCCTATAGCTACTCCAAGTCAAGATCCGGTTCCTCTCGTTCCCGATCGTACTCTCGGTCCTTCAGCCGGTCCCACTCCCGGTCCTATTCTCGCTCGCCCCCCTACCCACGGAGAGGCCGGGGTAAGAGTCGCAATTACCGTTCCAGGTCGAGATCCCACGGCTATCATCGCTCGAGATCTCGGTCGCCGCCCTACAGAAGGTATCACTCACGATCAAGGTCCCCGGTGTACAGAGGCCAGTCTCCCAATAAGCACCCCGTTCCccagggagaaggggaaagagagtaCTTTGGTCGCTATCGAGAAATGCCCCTTTATGACATGAAGGCCTACTATGGCAGATCGGTGGAGATGAGAGACCCCTTTGAGAAGGAGAGGTACCGCAATTGGGACTGCTACAGAGATTGGTGTGAGAAATATGAGAAGTACTGCAAGGGTTTTGCCGCTGGGGCCCAGCCTCGCCCCCTGCTTAACAGAGAGAACTTTTCCCCAGAACGGTTTGGCCTTTCTGGGCCAAGGCGCGAGAATTCCCCCTATATCCGTGGCCGTAGAGAGGAATACCCTGGTGGGCTAGGCCATCGAAATCGAAACATCGGCAGTGGCTACTCTGAAAAGGTGACAGCGAGAGAAGGTCACGGTTTGAAAGATATGCCGAAACTGAAAGAGAAGGAGGCGGAAAACCCACCTGGAGATGTGAAGGGAAACAAACACAAGAAGCACcggaagagaagaaagggagaagagggGGAAGGCTTCCCAAGTGCTGACCTGATGGAAGGCTCCCGGAAGCCCAGGGACCCTGCCGCCGCGGCGGAAGAGAGCAAACCTGACCCACTCTTTGTGCTTTCTAGCAGGGATGATGCTACCCCTGTCAGGGACGAGCCCATGGAAGCAGACTCAGTGGCTTTTAAACCCGTTTCggacaaagaaaggaaagagaagccaAAGGCCAAAGTTGAAAAGACAAAACGGAAAACAGAAGGTCCTGCCGCAACCAAGAAAGAGGTGCAGGTGAAGCCGGCCAAAGCACCCCAGGAAAAAGCAGAAGCTGATCGTGAAAAATCGCCACGGCCTGACCCTCCTGCAAAAAAGGTGAAAGAGGAGCCGGCCAAAGCTGATGGTACGAAGCCGTCCTCTCAAAAAGATGAGAAGCCACTTAGTACACCACGCAAAGTGAATTCCCGTGGTGTAAAAGAGCCTCCAGAGACTAGATTGGCCAAGGAGGAGAAAGTCAAGAAAGAACACCCCAAGGAAATTAAGCAGGAGAAGCAGCCCAGCAAAGAGGAAAAGTTAAAGAAGCCCATAGACAAAAATAAACCAGCAGATGCAAaatcagagaaaagaaaaagaaaagtggaggagaaaggagatAAAGACCCTGAAACCATCTCTTCAAAAACTTCAAAGCAAGACGTTACAGAATTGAAACCTTTGCCCAAGGGGAAAACTGAGCCAGAAGGTGAAAAAGCAGAGAGGacccctgaaaaggacaaaacggTTTTGCCTGTCGTTCCGGCAAAAAAGATTAAGCTGAACAGAGAAACTGGCAAAAAGATTGCCGGCACCGAGAACATCCCTGCTGTGAAAGAAGTTTCAGCTGAGAAACCTGAGCCAGCCGgtagcaaaacaaagcaagaaaaaccCAAAGGAAAGCTGAGGAGGAAAATGGCAGCAGCTGACGGGTCTGGTTCCACACTGGTGGATTATACCAG tACGAGCTCTGCTGGAGGCAGCCCTGTAAGGAAGTCCGAAGATAAACTAGACACAAAGCGAACGGTCATCAAGACAATGGAAGAGTACAACAATGACATTACAGCCCCTGCCGAAGATGTTATCATCATGATCCAGGTTCCACAGTCCAAGTGGGACAAAGACGATTTTGACTCGGAAGAGGAAGAGGACAATGTTAAACCCGCCCAGGTTCCTTCTGCTGCTGGGAAACCTACTAGTGTTGTCAAAAATGTCAGCAGCTTGAAGCCCTCCAGCTCCCTCAAATACAGTGAGAAGGATCCTGAGCATGtagagaaaaaccagagagcaGCAACAAAAGAAACTGGGCGTGAAAGCTCGCAGCCTGAGCCCAAGAGTTCCAAAAGCCTGACATCTAATGAAAAAGGGAAAGCCAAAGAGAGAGACCACACGACCTCGGAGAGGGAGGCTTTGGAGAAAAGGAAGAGCGGGGCCCAGCCTGAAAAAGAGCGTTCTGAACACAGTGCCGAGCAAGGCGCTGTAAAGAGCAGCTCTTCCCACTCGTCCAGAGAGAACAGGGGTCCCGATAAGCATgatgctgctactgctgctgctcacATGTCCTCTGCTAAAGACTTCACTCCAAACCGGGACAAAAAATATGACTACGATAGCAGCAGTAACAGGGACTTTTCAGGTGCTAAGCGAAGAGATGACAGGAGTGATCCGGCACGGAAGAAGATCTCCCCTTCCCGTACCCGGGATTCTGCCACGTCTGGCCTGAAGAGTAGTAAGACCAGGGAAGAGAGAGCAGAACAGACCAAGAAGGATCCCTGGGATGTGAAGTGGAGCAGTTACAGTCCCACAAGGGAGCGAAGGCAGAACGATCACAAAACGACGTATGAGTCCAGGCGCTCCGCAGAACAGCACAAGTCTCAGGAAAGGGGATTAGGCAAAGAAAGGGAGAAGCGCCCGTCCTCCGAGACCTGGAGCAGTAAAGAGAGGACGATGGGTGGGAGCAAGTCCTTACACAGGCGGCCTTCCCCGGAGGTGAGGGAGCCAGGGGCCCTTCAGAATGACAAGAGCGGAGCCAAGCCAAAGCCTCAGCCGAGCCACTTTTCCCGGCTCTCCTCGGACCCAACACGGGAAACCGACGAGGCCGCGTTTGTCCCAGACTACAATGAAAGTGACAGCGACAGCAATGGATCAGCCAAACCGGAAGATTCCCCAGGGAAGAACGCAAGGGATGGAAAGGAGAGGGCCACCGACAAGCCTGTCAAAGAGGCCCCTGCGGCGGGAGCGTTGGCTACCCAGCCCGGGGGGAGCCAGAGCCAAAGCAGCCCCAGCCCGAGCCGCAGCCAGAGCCCCTCCGGAAGCCAGGGGCGGAGCCGCAGCAGCAGCGCCAGCAGCGCTGACAGCCAGGACAGCAAGAAGAAGcggaaaaagaaggagaagaagaagcacaGGAAGCACAAGAAGCACAAGAAACACAAGAAGCACGCCGGCACCGAGTCCGAGGCCGAGAAGagccaaaaacacaaacacaagaaGAAGAAGTCAAAGAAGAGCAAagacaaggagaaagagaaggagagagacgaCCAAAAAGCAAAACCTGTCACTGTCTAG